Within Citrus sinensis cultivar Valencia sweet orange chromosome 1, DVS_A1.0, whole genome shotgun sequence, the genomic segment ttttaaaagttaaaaaatctTGTAGATGGCTCCTGCTATCACTACACTGCCATTTGGCAGCCGAACAAGAACTGGTAAGAACTGTGGTCAGCTTACAGCCAGaatagataaaacaaattcatGAAACTAATTGCAATCATTAATGCATCTAGTCATCTATATCTTTCAGCCATCTTATTCATACTTGTACATAATTATGAAACACATTTAAAACTATCTCACATCAAAACGCTGCTGGTTCAGAAGGGCTGCAGTGTGAGCTTGAATCTCATACATGAATCTCCTGTTGGATTTTTCCTTGGTTTTATTTGGTGGAGTTAGTAAGTCCAGAAACAATCCTGAGAGAACTTTGGGGACTAGCTAGTttcatttaaagttttaactaataattatccTCCTGCTTTACTTCTGACATCGGCTCTTCCTCTTTGCAGGAGGTCTTAAGGAGGAAAAGTAACCTGAGAAGAGTTCAGGTTGGCTTCCCCCTCCTGTTTGTTTGCATGGTTGCTCTCATAGGTTTGGTAGTAGGATACCTGAGCCATCCACAGAATAGATTATCTTTGTTGTGAAATGGACTCAGAGAATGAATTAGTGTTCCGAGAATTATGATCAATTAGGATGGTCAGTCTTATCTGTTCATTACATTCGTATAACAACCAACTCGAAAAATGTGCCTTCATTGTTTGCAGTTTATTATGAGTAAATCCTGTAAGATTGTGCGTGTAAAGAGAAACGATcacaataataaagaagagaaagtaGCAAGTGTTGGTATGAACTATACTGAGAAGCCAGTTTCTTGCACAAGACTCTTGATACAGACTGCTACGACTTCTATCCATGAGCATGCTTGAGAATTGAGATCTTTTGATTATTAGTATAATTATGGTTATGCCACTTAGTCATTACAGAATAACATTGAATAAATCAAAGATCATTTACTATTGTTTTACAATCACTCAAGCTTTTAGAAAACTTACAGGTTACAAAGCTGTGCACCGTCAGAATCCGGGAATACAATCTCGGCAAGCAATATAAACACCAAAACTGATAACCACCTCACTCTCtgcaatcaaaatcaaataccAGCAGTCCACATGGACTAAAAAATGCTGTCACAACTCCATCTTGAAATCCCTATACTATTAACAAATGGCACACTGAAAGCCAATCTCACTCCAAAGAACTAACTCGAGTAATAAATTAGTGACTCTGCTTTGAATTCATTCTTGCTGCCATTGATGAACACTTTGTTCAAGGGGTGAGCCAGGAACAACAGGTACAAAACCCCGGCCACCAAATACTGGTCTCATGAAGGCATCATCGAATTTTCTCCAATAATGGTGAACAGTGTGCGAAGGGGTGGCTAAGAGCATCCGTAAGCTAGTTGGACGGGTCACATTTGGGGTTTTTAGGTCAGCCTCTGAACCTTGACCATTGCCAAGAAGTGGAACTATGAATGATTTAGGAGTAGAAGATTCGTCAGAAAGCATTCTCGATAGGTTTTTCGATGAAGGAAGCAAGATCCTCACTAGTGGTTGAGTCATCAACCCAAATACCTGCATAGATCCAACAACAGAAAAGAAGGTGAAAAAATTGTGACAAAATTTCCACACTGATAAACCATCTGATTAGAAAgcataaaattgttttctaaaGTGTGATGTCATGATTAACCATCTGATTCAGACCAATTCACCATATCTCAAAGCCAGCCACTTTGAGAAAGGCAGTAGGGCTGCACTGCTGGCTACCTTTGCCTACTGGTCTTATAGGATGTGATGGTGACTTACAACTGTGCTAAAGAGAACCACAGTGATTGTACTGGTGATCATGATGGCGTTCCCATGCAACTTGGTATGGCCTGAACTGGTAAACTGCAAccaaagaaagggaaaaaaaaaaaaaggttatcaTTAAGTCCGCGTGTTGCAAATTTGCTACATAACAATATGATTTTAAATCATCACACCGAAAACTTCTACACTTCCATGTCAGTCATCCCAAACTGTGCAGGAGTCTACAAGGTTTCTTAGCTCAATATCAAATCTGTAACAGCAAAGtctactaattttatttggccAATCACCACTGggtttattcaaatatttggtAGCTTACATACGAGGAGATTGCATAggcgaaagaaaaaaatcaaactagTTTATGGGTTCAAGGCTATACTGGggaagaataaattttaatgtggaTGAGCCAATGGTGTAGGACTATGTTTAGCATCGTACCTGCTTATAAGCAAGTGCCATAGATACAGCACCACGCATAAGCCCAGCCCACCAGATGGTAAGCTGTAAAGCAGAAAGCCATAAAGCCATTAAATACATGATTTAGTTTACGGGTAGTGGAACACTCAAATGAAAATAGATTAAAACTCATACTTGTTGCTTTAAGCCAATTTTCTCATGCGAAGATTTCTTGGTCAAGTTAGATAAAAAGGACAGAGGCAAAACAAAGGCTGCTCTTCCAAGAAGAACCAGTCCCAACAGTATTGCGCTCACCCCAACCGATTTTCCAGGGCTGAGAAGTAAGAAGGAAGAAAACCAATTATTGGACAGATTCAATTAAAGACAAAATGTAACATTGTAAATTATCTAATCTTAAAACACATTGTGGCAATGAAGCTTCTTTTATGTATAAATCTTACCCACCTATCTCTTACAACCCTCCACTTTTCAATGTCCAAGGCATCCATGCCCACGTAAAGGAAGATAAAGATCTCGGCGACAAACGACAAAGTGGCAAACGCATGCCTACAACAGTTTTAGAAAAGTAACAACACGTCAGTAAATGGCACCTTAGCCTTGGATTCTCTTagaagaaaacaatatttaagCTTTGCATTCCAGTTCACAACATTTCTGGAGATTTTTACGTACTTGGTTGTTACCCTTGAACTTTCAGTCACATTGTGCCAAGTGTAATGAGACATTACAATCCCACAAAAGAACACGGTGAGAATGCCACTCAAATAAAATAGCTGCAGATGAAATTAATTTCGACCACATATCAGAATAGCTTATATCTGCAAGCtgcaaataataattagaaccAGAAAGGCAAGAAAGGGTCAATGAGAAGCACTGCTATTTGCCTGGTTGTTAGATATCTTACTTCGGCCAGCATATATGAAAGGTAAGCCATGAGTATCATAAGAGCAACCTCACGATCAGTAGAGTGCCTGGAATTTGGCAGAATATAAAAGGTATGAAGACAACATAATTAGGTTCATTCATGAAATGCTAATTTTTCACCACCAAATATGATATGAAATGCATCTGTCCTATGATATTACATTCATTCTGGCAACCTCAATTTTCTAAACCAAAGACATAATgcattcaataaaataatcactGTTACACTTAAAATCGAACCTGCCCATGTAAAGTTTTTTGATAATGAATGCACTAAGCAGTCCAGCCTGCAggagatgaagaaaaagataatgtaattatacatataaagTCTGAAGCAAACAGATGGGAAGGGGAGGGCATAGAGACTTACTATAACTCCCAGCATAGTGCTTGCAAtgaacaaata encodes:
- the LOC102615759 gene encoding sodium/hydrogen exchanger 1-like; the protein is MAIELSNLMERSLSMLSSDHKSVVSMNLFVALLCACIVIGHLLEENRWMNESITALIIGLCTGIVILLTTNGTSSHVLMFSEDLFFIYLLPPIIFNAGFQVKKKQFFRNFMTIMLFGAVGTLISFVIISAGAVHFFKQMNIGTLKIGDYLAIGAIFAATDSVCTLQVLNQDETPLLYSLVFGEGVVNDATSVVLFNAIQSFDLSHINLSIALKFVGSFFYLFIASTMLGVIAGLLSAFIIKKLYMGRHSTDREVALMILMAYLSYMLAELFYLSGILTVFFCGIVMSHYTWHNVTESSRVTTKHAFATLSFVAEIFIFLYVGMDALDIEKWRVVRDSPGKSVGVSAILLGLVLLGRAAFVLPLSFLSNLTKKSSHEKIGLKQQLTIWWAGLMRGAVSMALAYKQFTSSGHTKLHGNAIMITSTITVVLFSTVVFGLMTQPLVRILLPSSKNLSRMLSDESSTPKSFIVPLLGNGQGSEADLKTPNVTRPTSLRMLLATPSHTVHHYWRKFDDAFMRPVFGGRGFVPVVPGSPLEQSVHQWQQE